A single genomic interval of Bacteroidales bacterium harbors:
- a CDS encoding T9SS type A sorting domain-containing protein, whose protein sequence is MKKVCTLICLIIFSCQLSFSQDWQSVRTGVSQVYSGPADVYIYNLKSIRIDTSYSLDGVSHLKNLSSVGSADGNCFSPFGNSWIGREVISYPNGDNYFINYNEDSLLIRTLGLMGESWVFLRNQLLNLELHANIMSVSEDTFLGITDSVKVIELQAFDLTGNAKSHALNGTQLILSKHYGLTRLIEFFANPRQTYYSPEKIYDLVGMTDPILGIQNLEYSQIYNFEIGDEFHTLADGYYTSGSAWDSTQKISYVIDKAISASGDSVTYTFFHKWRNVSFVGPELYWLNFGQDTAMITYSFRSETAIQFLKLPGEAMVFQSGPTEAYIKDAAQGSSQLYNGRQIKEDPSGGNVHYFGTWGDSCFQYYAWGYPDLTHFGQYIEGCGGPYWFETAYHLDREYKLVYFRKGSETWGSPFNDQTWLGQVEIPASIDNIKVYPNPVVDNLTVEIANPGKEGCLIYMITSLLGKTSCQGTINEMNFSIPTRGFAPGMYVLRIFKDGQAIGQRKFVKQ, encoded by the coding sequence ATGAAAAAGGTATGTACTTTAATCTGCTTAATTATTTTCAGTTGCCAGCTATCATTTTCCCAGGACTGGCAGTCCGTAAGAACAGGTGTAAGCCAGGTTTATTCAGGACCTGCGGATGTTTACATATACAATCTAAAGAGTATACGTATTGATACTTCCTATTCCCTGGATGGAGTCTCCCATTTAAAAAACCTTAGTTCAGTAGGAAGTGCTGATGGGAATTGCTTTTCTCCATTTGGAAACTCCTGGATAGGTAGAGAGGTAATTTCGTATCCAAACGGAGATAATTATTTTATTAATTACAATGAAGATTCATTGTTGATCAGGACTTTGGGCCTGATGGGTGAATCCTGGGTATTTCTCAGGAACCAGTTATTAAACCTCGAACTGCATGCTAATATCATGTCTGTGTCTGAAGACACCTTCCTGGGGATTACTGATTCAGTAAAAGTTATTGAATTGCAAGCATTTGATTTAACAGGAAATGCAAAAAGTCATGCATTAAACGGGACTCAGCTCATTTTGAGCAAACACTATGGATTAACCCGGCTTATTGAATTTTTTGCTAATCCACGTCAAACCTATTATTCTCCTGAGAAGATATACGACCTTGTAGGAATGACAGATCCCATACTTGGGATACAAAACCTTGAATATTCTCAAATATATAATTTCGAAATTGGAGATGAATTCCACACTCTTGCGGATGGTTATTATACCTCGGGTTCTGCCTGGGATTCTACCCAGAAAATTAGTTATGTGATTGATAAAGCCATAAGCGCATCTGGTGATTCTGTTACCTATACATTCTTTCACAAATGGAGAAATGTTTCATTTGTCGGACCGGAACTCTATTGGCTGAATTTCGGGCAGGATACTGCAATGATAACGTATTCATTTAGATCTGAAACAGCAATCCAGTTTTTGAAACTTCCGGGGGAAGCGATGGTTTTCCAATCCGGACCCACAGAAGCATATATTAAAGATGCAGCGCAAGGTTCTTCTCAATTGTATAACGGCCGGCAAATAAAGGAAGATCCCAGCGGCGGGAATGTTCATTATTTTGGAACCTGGGGAGATAGTTGTTTCCAGTATTATGCCTGGGGATATCCTGACCTGACTCATTTTGGCCAATATATTGAAGGATGCGGGGGACCTTACTGGTTTGAAACTGCCTATCATTTAGATAGGGAATATAAACTGGTCTATTTCAGGAAAGGCAGTGAAACATGGGGGAGTCCCTTTAATGATCAAACCTGGCTAGGTCAGGTGGAAATTCCGGCATCAATCGATAATATAAAAGTGTACCCCAACCCGGTTGTTGATAATCTTACTGTTGAAATTGCAAATCCAGGCAAAGAAGGTTGTTTGATATATATGATAACCTCATTACTGGGAAAAACTTCCTGCCAGGGCACGATCAATGAAATGAATTTCTCTATCCCGACTCGTGGGTTTGCACCAGGAATGTATGTTCTGAGAATATTTAAGGATGGACAGGCGATCGGACAAAGAAAGTTTGTCAAGCAATAA
- a CDS encoding T9SS type A sorting domain-containing protein: MKSIFSFIILFMIFGSRINAQDWQCIHDNFIAYYYSTDAKTTWTVNIDSVVTKDNYKYYYNSPIIRLEYSYYDFIGNSTSCYDPFSPSWIGNSMSAGDAGNFFFNKAGDGIRIRTDKHKNDSWICCRITDTTRLYAEVSLEQVDTVLGMADSVKYITFQAKNINGVLISHPLNNQVFKLSKSFGMLTLFDFYTFPEYLSTQPVHLLSGISTSIKAIGTQNITYRQVYSFAPGDVFHSYYEPYHMEITDHETRKTIRIILDSCWNSTGDTVKYKVARFIKSVWPSDNIPVYTYDLITEIYSFISETAEQFDNNPGHTSIIYDSDDTAAYFYYNQFCDSKYNNRSTKNLVGYFYPGSMCGDTLVNGSRFGTEYSYYIDGCGGEYYSHRSKIDLIHYNVAYNYLVYFKKGSETWGTPFDTSDWEEHGLMNNYDSGTKLFLYPNPAVNSITVAIQGYQKGVYSLEIVSLLGIKQLKIYFEADEMTIPVGNLKRGIYLLRLYNGNKLVSQKKLVKT; the protein is encoded by the coding sequence ATGAAGAGTATTTTTAGTTTCATTATTTTATTTATGATTTTCGGGAGCCGAATAAATGCACAGGACTGGCAGTGTATTCATGACAACTTCATTGCATATTATTATTCCACGGATGCTAAAACAACCTGGACGGTCAATATCGATTCTGTAGTCACGAAAGATAATTATAAATATTATTATAATTCTCCTATTATTAGATTAGAATATTCCTATTACGATTTTATTGGCAATTCTACTTCCTGTTATGATCCCTTTAGCCCGTCATGGATCGGAAATTCTATGTCAGCTGGGGATGCAGGGAACTTTTTCTTTAACAAGGCTGGTGATGGCATCAGGATTCGAACTGATAAGCATAAAAACGATTCCTGGATATGTTGCAGAATAACTGATACTACCCGACTATATGCAGAAGTGTCTTTGGAACAGGTAGATACAGTTTTGGGAATGGCTGATTCAGTTAAGTATATAACATTTCAGGCAAAGAACATAAACGGTGTACTGATATCACACCCACTGAACAACCAGGTATTTAAACTGAGTAAAAGCTTCGGAATGCTCACCTTATTCGATTTTTATACATTTCCTGAATATTTATCCACGCAGCCGGTTCATTTACTTTCAGGTATTTCAACATCCATTAAGGCTATCGGGACTCAAAATATAACGTATAGACAAGTATATTCCTTTGCACCAGGGGATGTATTTCATAGCTATTATGAACCTTACCATATGGAAATTACTGATCATGAAACCAGAAAAACTATCAGGATTATATTGGATTCATGCTGGAATTCAACAGGTGACACGGTAAAATACAAAGTTGCCAGGTTTATTAAGAGTGTCTGGCCTTCGGATAATATTCCAGTATATACTTATGATCTTATAACAGAGATATATAGCTTTATTTCAGAGACTGCTGAACAATTTGATAATAATCCAGGGCACACTTCAATTATCTATGATTCGGATGATACAGCAGCTTATTTTTACTATAATCAGTTTTGTGATTCAAAGTATAATAACCGTAGCACTAAAAATTTAGTTGGGTATTTCTATCCTGGTTCCATGTGTGGTGATACATTGGTTAATGGCAGTCGATTTGGGACCGAATATTCCTATTACATCGATGGATGCGGTGGAGAATATTATTCCCATAGATCTAAAATAGATCTCATACATTATAATGTAGCATATAACTATCTGGTCTATTTTAAAAAAGGATCAGAAACCTGGGGAACTCCTTTTGATACTTCAGATTGGGAAGAACATGGTTTAATGAATAACTATGATTCCGGCACAAAGTTATTTCTATACCCAAATCCTGCTGTAAATTCTATAACGGTCGCAATCCAGGGATACCAAAAAGGAGTTTACAGCCTGGAAATTGTTTCACTCCTTGGTATCAAACAGCTTAAAATTTATTTTGAAGCTGATGAGATGACAATTCCTGTTGGAAATCTAAAAAGGGGAATTTATCTCCTCAGGCTTTATAATGGAAATAAGCTTGTCTCACAAAAGAAACTGGTAAAAACCTAG